A section of the Chiloscyllium plagiosum isolate BGI_BamShark_2017 chromosome 4, ASM401019v2, whole genome shotgun sequence genome encodes:
- the rrs1 gene encoding ribosome biogenesis regulatory protein homolog, with product MAALAAEQLVAEAERSVRVERPVELELDLGNLTALDTNPLAAGAGAWLRSLARDNTQLLVNAVWQLPSERLPEGVVASLPPPSTRMPREKPVPRPRPPTRWEQFAKLKGIRKKKKSGLAWDEGRKEWRRRWGYQRANDETKEWVLEVPDSADPNEDQFAKRVAAKRERVAKNELNRLRNIARAQKSKVPGAGLAPTPQPSKAELGEAIRVARASTASVGKFQEKLPKEQEPRNAGKRRKFEPLIGDFSAERRRQLELLDVISSRKPRLDTTKAANRQLREDDQEQAAKRKKMRPKGGKGGKSHNRNNKGKGQHRKSGMKQLGKRK from the coding sequence ATGGCGGCGCTGGCGGCGGAGCAGCTGGTGGCCGAGGCCGAGCGCTCGGTCCGGGTGGAGCGTCCGGTGGAGTTGGAGCTGGACCTGGGCAACCTGACGGCGCTGGACACGAACCCGCTGGCGGCCGGGGCCGGGGCCTGGCTGCGCTCCCTCGCCCGGGACAACACGCAGCTGCTGGTGAACGCCGTGTGGCAGCTGCCGAGCGAGAGGCTCCCGGAGGGGGTGGTGGCCTCGCTGCCCCCGCCCTCCACCCGCATGCCCCGGGAAAAGCCGGTGCCCAGACCCCGGCCGCCCACCCGCTGGGAGCAGTTCGCCAAACTCAAGGGCATCCGGAAGAAAAAGAAGAGCGGCCTGGCGTGGGACGAGGGCCGGAAGGAGTGGCGCCGCCGCTGGGGCTACCAGAGAGCCAACGATGAGACCAAGGAGTGGGTCCTGGAAGTGCCCGACTCCGCCGACCCCAATGAGGACCAGTTCGCCAAACGCGTGGCCGCCAAGAGGGAGCGAGTGGCCAAGAAcgagctgaacaggctgcggaACATCGCCCGGGCCCAGAAGTCCAAGGTGCCCGGCGCGGGGCTCGCCCCCACCCCGCAGCCCAGCAAAGCCGAGCTCGGCGAAGCCATCCGCGTGGCGAGGGCCTCCACCGCTTCGGTCGGCAAGTTTCAGGAAAAGCTGCCCAAGGAGCAGGAGCCGAGGAACGCCGGCAAGAGGAGGAAGTTCGAGCCCCTGATCGGAGACTTCTCGGCGGAGAGGCGGAGGCAGCTGGAGCTTCTCGACGTTATCTCCAGCCGGAAACCCAGACTGGACACCACCAAGGCCGCCAACAGGCAGCTTCGGGAAGACGACCAGGAGCAGGCGGCGAAACGGAAGAAAATGCGGCCAAAAGGCGGGAAAGGAGGAAAAAGTCACAATCGCAATAATAAGGGGAAAGGTCAACATCGGAAATCGGGCATGAAACAGCTTGGGAAGAGAAAATGA